From Gottschalkiaceae bacterium SANA:
GAATCGCCGAATCCGTCTTGTTGACGTGCTGGCCACCCGCTCCGCCAGATCGATAGGTATCCACCCGCAGATCCTTGGGATCAATAGCCAATTCTTCGTCATCCGCCAGTTCTGGCATTACATCCACGGATGAAAACGAGGTGTGACGCTTTCCAGAAGAATCAAAGGGAGAAATGCGCACCAACCGGTGCACGCCCTTCTCCGTCTTCAAATAACCGTAGGCATTTTTGCCATGAATCCGATAGGTGGCAGATTTTACGCCCGCCTCCGTATCTCGCTGCAGGTCCAGTTCCGTAATGCTGTATCCCTTTTTTTCACACCAGCGTAGTTCCATACGAAGCAGCATTTGTGCCCAATCCTGAGCATCGGTTCCACCCGATCCCGCATGAATCGAAATAATAGCTGAATTGTGATCGTATTCTCCATGAAGCAGGGTATCAAGAGACAATTTTTCAAGCGCCTTCTCAACTTCCTTCGCCGTCTGTATCATCTCTCGCTGCGCATCCGAATCAGGTGCTTCTAAATCCGCCAGTTCTAGCATCATTTCGAATTCCTCTAACAAATCAGCAATCTTTTCTACCCGAGAGAGTTCCACTTTGCATTGCTTCATTTCAAGAATCAAAGGTTGAGCGGTTTCCTGGTCATTCCAAAATTCCGGTTTTGCCATTTCCGCTTCCAAGGCCTCTACCCGAGACTGAATCGAAGGTGTGTCAAAGAGACACCTCAAGCTCTGCTAAAACGTCTTTAGCCGATTGATATCGTTGCCTTACACTCTCTAATTCAAACATGGTTCCCTCCTAGGCATCCTTACCACAGCATTTTTTATATTTTTTCCCTGAACCACATGGACAAGGATCATTTCTTCCAATTTTTTTCTTGCTTCGCACCACTGTTTTCGCTTTTGCTGGTGCCTCGCCTCCGGAAGTGCCGGTAATGTGCGCCACTTGTTTTCGTTCCATCTTTCGCTGAGGACGAACCCGGTACATGGTTTTAACCGTCTCTTCTCGAATGGTGTGTGTCATGGCATTAAACATTTCATAGCCTTCATTTTGATAGGCGCGAACTGGATCCTCTTGCCCCATGGCACGAAGACCAACACCTCGGCGCAATTGATCCATGGCGTCGATATGATCCATCCAACGCTTATCTACCGTTTGAAGCAAGACAATACGCTCGATTTCTCGAATTTGTTCACCAAAGGCCTCTTCCTGAATTCCATATCCGATCATGGCCTGTTCTTTCAAGATTTGGGTCAATTTCTCTTTGGTCAAATCTTCTACCCGCTCAATCTTAAGGGCATTATCAAGAGGGAAGTATTGACCCATTGACTCAGCCAATTCTCCAAGCTTCCAATCCTCGGGATATCTTGCCTGGGTGAAGTGAGCGACATCGGCTTCAATCACGCCATCGATCATCTCTTCAATCTGATCTTTCAAGCTCTCGCCTTCCAAAACATGACGTCGCTGTTCGTAAATCATATTTCTCTGTGTGTTCATCACATCATCATACTGCAAGACATTCTTCCGAATGCCGAAGTTTCTCATCTCGATTTTTTCCTGGGCCGATTCGATACTCCTTGAAAGGATTTTCGCCTCGATGGGTTCATCATCCGGCAAGCCCAGTCGCTCAACCATGGACTGCACCCGTTCGCCACCAAAGAGACGCATCAAATCATCATCTAAAGAAATATAGAAGCGTGATGCACCTGGGTCTCCTTGTCGACCGGAACGACCCCGTAATTGATTGTCAATCCGTCTCGATTCATGGCGCTCCGTACCAATAATATGAAGACCACCAGCAGCAATTACATTTTCCTGCTCATCCTTCAATTCCTCTTTCGCTGTTTTCAAGGCCTTTACATAGGTCTCTCTAGCCGTCAAAATTTCTGGATCCTCTGTCTCAAAATAGGAATCTGCCATTTCAATCATATGATCATCGTATTTTTTCTTCAATCGCGATTTTGCCAAAAAGACCGGGTTTCCACCCAAAACGATATCCGTTCCACGACCAGCCATATTGGTTGCAATGGTAACCGCGCCCAAGCGTCCCGCTTGCGCCACAATCTCCGCCTCTTTTCCATGTTGCTTGGCATTCAATACCTGATGCTTAACACCGCGGCGCTTCAACATCGTGCTCAACAACTCCGATGTCTCGATGGTAACCGTACCCACCAATACAGGTTGACCGGATTTGTGCGCTTCAACAATTTCTTCGATTACGGCATTAAATTTACCTTGGCCGTTCTTATACACAATATCGGGATAATCGATTCTGACAACCGGTCGGTTGGTCGGAATCTCAATCACATTAATGCTGTAAATATGGCGAAATTCATCTTCCTCGGTCATGGCGGTACCCGTCATGCCGGAAAGCTTTTCGTACATGCGGAAATAGTTCTGGAAAGTAATGGTCGCCAGGGTCTTGGATTCCTTTTGAATCTCAACCCCCTCCTTGGCTTCAATGGCTTGATGCAAGCCCTCGGAATAACGACGTCCCATCATCAATCGACCGGTAAAATCATCGACGATAATAACTTCCCCATCCTTCACCACGTAATCCTGGTCCCGAAACATCAGATAGTTGGCACGAAGGGCCTGATTAATCCGATGCTGCAGCTCCATATGCTCCAGATCAGCAAGGTTATCCACATTAAAATATTTTTCAGCCTTGTCTACCCCTTTTTCACCTAGGGAAACAGACTTGCCTTTTTCATCAATCACAAAGTCGGCTTCTTCTTCAACAAATTTTCGATCCAGCCGTTCTTCCATTCCTCTCACCTTATTGGGGTCTTCTTTTCTCCCCTTTAAGGTTTTAACAAAAAGATTGGCTACCTGATACAAGGTAGACCCGGTGTCTCCCTGACCAGAAATAATCAAAGGTGTTCTGGCCTCATCAATCAAAATACTATCTACTTCATCGACAATGGCATAATGAAGGGGACGTTGAACGCGGCGCTCTTTAAAGACCGCCATATTGTCACGAAGATAATCAAATCCAAATTCGTTGTTGGTTCCATAGGTAACATCCGCAGCATAGGCAGCTTTTCGCTCCACGTCATTCAAACCATGGACAATACAACCCGTAGTTAAACCCAAAAACTCATAGACCTTGCCCATCCATTCCATGTCGCGCTTGGCCAAATAATCATTAACCGTTACCACATGGACACCTTTGCCACTTAAAGCATTCAAATAAACCGCCAAAGTTGCAACTAAGGTCTTTCCTTCACCCGTTTTCATCTCGGCAATATCGCCCTGATGAAGAACAACCCCACCGATCAGTTGAACAGGGTAATGTTTCATACCCAATACACGCCATGCTGCCTCGCGACATACCGCAAAAGCCTCTGGCAAAAGATCATCCTCGGTTTCGCCCGCTTTTAATCGAGTGCGAAATTCATCCGTTTTCCCACGCAAAGCTTCATCGCTTAATGCTTGAATCGTCTCTTCCAAGGCGAGGACCTTATCAGAAAAGGGTGTAATTCGTTTGATCTCCCGGCTGCTCTGTGAGCCAAAAAAAGATTCCAATATCTTTTTCATTCGATTTCCTCCATTATTCTTCAGTCTGCTTGTTCAAATTTGCATGGGTGATGGGACGGTAAACCAATTCTCCATTGACCCGAATACTTTCCATGATAACAATTTGCTCTATATCAATTTCCACATCGTCCAACTTGACTTCTCGCTGTACGGTTTCAAATCCATTGGTCCAGTAGATCCGTCTCGCCAAGGTTACATGGGGACGAAAAGGCATTTTTTCTACAGGAAACCCCTTGCTCTTAAAAGCGCGGTCCAAATGTCTAACCAAGCCACCTAAACCACGTTCTCGCCGAAGGCCGCGAAACAAAATATCGCCTCCGCGCTTGGAAAATCGACCCAGTCCAGTTAGATGGATCTGAAAGGGCGCTACCTTCGCTGCCGTTTCTTCCAAAATCTGTTGAAAGGTTTCTACCATGGCAGGCTCCACTTCTCCAATAAAACGAAGAGTCAAATGAAAATTTTCTTCCTGCATAAAGCGGCCTTTTTCACAATACGCCTGACAGATATCGGCTTCCTTCTTTAATTGTTCCTTGATTGTTTCGGGAAATGCAATTCCAAAAAAGATACGCATAGCGACCTCCTAAACTTCCATTATTGTATCATTTATTTTTACATCTTACCAAATTTCTCAAAGAGTTTAAGAAATTTTTACACAAAAAAGAGGATCGTTTCCGATCCTCTTGCTCTTATTCAATAGGTTTCATGGTTGGAAACAAGATCACGTCCCGAATGCTCGCTTGATTGGTATACAACATCACCAGGCGATCAATGCCGATTCCCAAGCCTCCGGTCGGTGGTAAACCAACTTCCAGAGCATTGATAAAGTCCGCATCATAAGGCTGCGCTTCTTCATCGCCGGCATCCTTCAATGCAACTTGAGCGGTAAAACGCTCCTTTTGATCAATAGGATCATTCAGTTCCGAAAATGCGTTGGCATACTCAGCACCCGAGATAAAGAGCTCGAATCGCTGGGTATATCGTGGATCTTCTGGATCTTTTTTCGCCAAAGGCGAGATCTCCACCGGATGATGAGTCACAAAAGTGGGTTGAACCAAATGGTCCTCGACAAAGGCGTCAAACGCTTCTTCAATCAGAACACCAATAGATTCATGTCCTTCCACATCCAAGTGCAATTGCTTGGCAAGACGCACCGCTTCCACTTGGTCTGTTACCGCATCAAAATCAACACCGGTGTGTTCTTTCACCAAATCCACCATGCGCGCCCGTTTAAAGGGACCCTTTAAGAAAATTTCCTGTCCCTGATAGACAACAGACTCTTTTCCCAATACCTTGTCAGCCAGATAGCCATAAAGATCTTCAACCAATTGCATCACATCTTCATAGTCAGCATAGGCTTCATAAGATTCCAACAAAGTGAATTCCGGATTATGGGTGCTATCCATGCCTTCATTTCTGAATACACGGCTCATTTCATAGACTCGATCAAACCCGCCAACGATCAATCGCTTCAAAGGCAATTCCAAGGCGATGCGTAAATACATAGGAATATCCAAAGAATTGTGATGGGTGATAAACGGTCGTGCCGAAGCACCACCCGCTAGGGTTGACAAGACTGGTGTTTCAACTTCCATATAACCACGGTCGTCATAGAAATCACGAATATGTCTTTGAATCTGCGAACGAACGTAAAATACATTCTTCACTTCCGGGTTCATAATCAAATCAACATAACGTTGTCGATAGCGCAAATCCGGATCTTTCAAACCATGGAATTTTTCTGGTAAAACTTGAAGGGATTTCGATAGAAGTGTCACCTTTTTAGCACGAATTGATACCTCGCCCATTTTGGTTTTAAACACCTCGCCCGTGACCCCGATATGATCACCAATATCAAAGGTTTTCACGTCCGCATAGACGTCTTCCCCCAATAAATCTTTCTTTAAGAACAATTGAACGCGATCCGTGCTGTCCTGTAGATCGTAAAAAGCAACCTTGCCTTGTCCACGCTTTGACATCACGCGACCTGCAACCGTTACTTCATTTCCTTCGATCGTTTCAAAATCAGCCTTCAATTCAGCGGCTTTTGCCGTCACTTCAAACTTCACATGATCAAAGGGATTGCATCCATTTTCTTGGTACTTCTTCAGTTTTTCTCGTCTCACCTGAAGTAATTCATTTAGGTTCTCGACTTGCGACATGCTGGTCTCCTATCTAGAAATCTCTAGGATTTCATACTTTACAATATCTCCATTGGGAACTTCAGCATCTATAAATTCTCCGGCAGAATGACCCAACAAGGCTTTTCCAACCGGGGATTCATTTGAAATTCGATTTTGAAAGGGATCTGCTTCCGTGGATCCAACAACAATATATTCTTCCACTTCATCAAATTCTAAATCTCGAATTTTGACATGACTTCCCACACTCACAACTTGATCATCAATTTCTTCGTCCTTGATGATCTTGGCATGAGCCAACATTTCTTGTAGCTTATAAATGCGTTCTTCCACCTGAGCTTGCTCGTTTTTTGCTGCATCATACTCTGCATTCTCACTCAAATCTCCAAAGCCCTTCGCGATTCGAATTCGCTCAGAAACCTCTCCACGCCTAACATTCTTTAATTCCTTATACTCTGCTTCCAGCTTGATAAATCCTTCTTGTGTTAAAATTACCTCTTTACTTGGCATAAATTTTCCTCCCTTTCGCAGTTTGGCGAAATGTTTACATATAATCAGATTATAGTGAATGAGTCAATTCTTGTCAAGCAAATCATTGTTTTTATTGACTTGCTCCAAATAATTTTCAAATAAGGCTTCCATTTCAAGAAGGGTTTCTGCTTCGTAGGAGCGCACGCGATATTCTGTTGCAAAGGGGCACCCCTTAAGATACCAGCCAAAATGCTTTCGCATTTCAAGGACTGCCGTTCGTTCTCCCTTGTGGCCATGCAGGCCGTGAAGATGCCTTCTCACGACGGCAATTCGTTCTTCTGGCGTAGGCGGTGTCCAAATTTCTCCTTGTAATTCCGCCTTGATCTTTTGAAAAATCCAGGGATTTCCATGGGCGCCCCGCCCAATCATCAATCCGTCCACCTTAGACTCTTGCAATCGTTTCATGGCGATTTCGCCATTTAGAATATCTCCGTTTCCAATCACGGGAATGGAAAGGGCTGCTTTGATCTTGGCAATCTCTTCCCAGTCCGCCTTGCCCTGATAAAACTCAGCACGTGTTCGTCCATGAACAACCAGAAAATCAATACCCGTCGCCTCCATACGTTTAGCGATCTCAATACCCCGCTTTTCTCCCGCTTCCCATCCGATGCGTATCTTTACAGAAACCGGACGATTAGACGCCTTCACAATCGCTTCCACTGCCGCTTGGGCACGGTCCAAATCCTTAACCAAGGCGCTGCCCGCGCCTCCTTTTATAATCTTTGGTGCAGGGCATCCCATATTAAAGTCCAGCACCGCAATATCTTCCCTGGGATTGATAAATCGCTTTGTTACCTCGGAAAGAATATGGGGATCTTCTCCAAAAATTTGCAAAGAGACAGGCTCTTCTTCCGGATGAATCACCATCAAGCGTTGGGATTTTGTGTCTCCATAATACAAGGCCTTGGCACTCACCATTTCGGTGCAAACCAAATCTGCTCCAAATTCACGACAAAGGGCGCGATAGGGCATATCGGTTATCCCCGCCATGGGCGCTAAAAACAAGGGCGTTCCCAACCTTAATTTTCCTATCTTCATCTTCTCCTCCTAGGCTCGGTTGCGATCATAAATAATCTTCAACCCGTCCAGAGTCAAGCGCTTGTCGATCACTTCAATGGTTTCCGATGCCGTAGCGATCATAGAAGCCAAACCGCCTGTCGCCACGACCTTAGCCACAGAACCGCCCAGTTCTTCGATCATTCTCTCTACGATATAATCCACCAAGCCAACCTGGCCGATGGAAATGCCTGATTGAATGCTTTCCGTTGTATTGCGACAAATCACACGATCCGGCATGCGAATTTCAACCTTGGGTAATTTTGCCGTTCCTTCGATCAAGGCATCACTGGCGATTTTAATACCAGGTGCAATGGTTCCCCCCAGATAATCACCCTTTTCGTTGACGGCACAAAAGGTAGTCGCCGTACCAAAATCCACAATCACCAAGGGGCCACCGTATTTTTGGAATGCCGCTACCGCATTGACAATCCGATCCGCCCCCACCTGCTTGGGGTTGTCGTAGTGAATCAGCATGCCGGTTTTGATTCCGGGTCCAACAATCAGCGGACGCATTTCAAAATATTTGATGGTCATGGCTTCCAATGAATACATGATCGGTGGCACAACGGATGAAATGATCACGGCATCCACTGATTCAGGATCCAATCCATCATGCTGAAATAATTGTGTGATCAAAATCCCAAATTCATCGCTAGTCTTCTGACGATCCGTTGCGATTCTCCAAGATTTTTTTAAATAAAGACCTTCTTTTTTATATAATCCGAGGGTAATATTTGTGTTCCCCACGTCAATGACTAATACCATTTGCATCTCCCCTATTCTTTAATAATGCCAAGACCACGTATGTTGATACAATCATACCTACAATCATCTCTGGAACACCATTGGTCATACCAATGGAAATGATCATTTTCCCAGCTGTATCTGGATCTGCCCCAAGGGTTTCAGCAAAGCGTCTCCCATAGAACAAGTAGATCATGGTTAATACACCCAGTGTATTGGTTAGTGTGCCAAAAATCCCAGTCAATGCGATCTCAGCCGCATTTTTTGAAGCAAATCGCCAAACCACAACACCCAAAATCACCAACAAAACCAACAATAGACTCTGGAAAGCCAGGGCTGCTGCTGTTCCAACTTTTAATAAATCTACCCATCCCTTAATCAAATATGCCATCGCCCCTAACCACATCAGACTAGAAACGACTAGCGTACCTTTCTGCCCAATCTTTGAAAATCCTCGATAGACATAGTAAGAAACCACCCCGATTAAAATCCTGGGCAGTACCGACACCAAGGGATTCAAAAACACAAAGGAAATTGGAGTTGGATTCGTAACGGCTTGAAAGATACTAAACAGACCAAAAATCAAACCGACAATTGCGCCGACAATCGGTCCTTCCAAGATCGCACCGATAATCACCGGTATATGCATAATGGTTGCCCGCGTTGGTCCGATGGGGATAAAACCCAAGGGCGTCAGTCCCAAGACCATGGAAATCCCGCCTAGTACACCAATAATAGCCATTCTTCGTGTTGTTAACCACTTCTTATTCATTTTTTCTCCTTTCGCTTCGGTTCCGAAGATACCGCGCTACGAATTATTGTAGATCAAAAAACGATAACCATCTAGTGCTTTCGCTCCCATTGATTATCGTCCTTATTATATGAGTATTTTTACTTGCTTGCAACGTCAAGATATTGGATTGCCTTGATTTTTTTCCCGAAAACTCGAATCTTTCGTCCTGAGTCTTGTTTGACGATCAAATCGCCTTGATCGGTAATTTCTTGCACGTGTCCCTCAATCTCTCGGTCAACGAGGCTAAATTTCAGTTTGCGATTGATCAGATTCGATGCAGTCCGATAGGCGTCCAAGCACCCTTGATGGTTTCCCTCGCGCATGCTTTGATCCGCAAGATCCAAGGCTGATAAACATTCCTTAAGAAAGGCTTCCTGTTCATCCTCGGACCAGGTCTCGCCAAAGTCGAATTCTACCGATACAATCACATATACCCATCTGTCCTTAATCTTTTGAACCAAGCAATTCGCTAGTCCAAAGACAAGACCGTCTCGAACAAAGGAATATGGCCAGCGAAAACTTGCTTGAAAGGCTTCTAGCACCGAAGCCATGGCCCCCATCATCACGGGTTCCACTTCCTGTTTTTCCTTGAAAGGAAGGGTCTCTGGCTTTAAAACGACACCGAAACTACAAGGGTGATCAAATACACCCAGGTTTGTTCGAATCCGATCAGCAAAGATCACCGTTCCATCGATCCCTTTTACCCCCTGCATCGATCGACATTTTTCCGTCATAGAATCCAGAGTATCGTAGTAAACCACGGACTGGCCGACCCGATGAATAGGTTGTTTTAGGTCAAATTTTCTCATGTCGTGCTCCTCTCGTTCCTCATTATATCATGGAGAGAACTAAGAGAAAAGATTCAAGAGAATTCCAGCTGCAACAGCCGACCCGATTACCCCTGCCACATTAGGACCCATAGCATGCATCAATAGGAAGTTGGACGGATTCTCCTCTTGCCCTACCTTTTGCACAACACGCGCCGCCATAGGTACCGCAGAGACGCCTGCAGCCCCAATCATCGGATTCACTTTCCCGCCGGAGGTTTTGTACATGATTTTTCCAAAGAGCACACCCGCAGCTGTGCCAACAGAGAAAGCCATTAGTCCCAGTACGATAATCGCCAATGTTTTCACATCCAAGAAGACTTCCGCACTTGCTTTCGCTCCAACAGTTACCCCCAAAAGAATGGTTACAATCGGCATCAAAGCTTTATTCGCTCCATCCACCAACAAGGGAACACGATTAGATTCCTTCAGTAAATTACCCAGCATCAACATCCCGATCAAGGGTGCTGCCGACGGCAGTAAAAGAACCGTAAAAAGGGTCACAAAGATTGGGAAAATAATCTTCTCCCGTTGTGATACCGGTCGCAATTGTTCCATCTTCACCTGGCGTTCTTCCTTGGTTGTCAGAGCACGAATGATAGGCGGTTGAATAATCGGTACCAAAGCCATATAGGAATAGGCCGCTAAAGCGATGGGACCCAAAAGATCAGGAGCAAGCTTGCTTGTCAAATAAATTGCTGTCGGCCCATCTGCTCCACCGATGATTCCGATTGCTGCTGCAGCTTTCGCTGTAAATTTTAAGGCTTCCACACCCATGCCACCCAACAAGATAGCGCCGATAAAAGCAAAAAAGATTCCGAATTGTGCTGCCGCGCCCAACAAAATGCTCTTTGGGTTGGCAATTAATGGTCCAAAATCGGTACTGCTACCTACACACAGAAAGATCAATGGCGGATAAATGCCCAATTTTGTACCATAGTATAAATAATGTAAAAGATTTCCTTCCTCCATCAAATTGGCACCTGGCAGATTAACCAAGAGCATGCCAAATGCAATAGGAATCATCAAATAGGGTTCATAGCCCTTTCGAATCCCTAAATAAAGGAACCAACACGCCAATCCCAGCATAAAAACACTGCCAAGATCCAACTGATAAAAGCCCGTGCTTATCCAGAAAGCTTGTAAAATTCCACCCATTCCGATCACCTACTCCAAATCCAACAGGGGTGCGTCCAATTGCACATTCTGTTGTTCTTTGACATAAATGCGACCTACAATTCCATCATTGGGTGCTACAATTTCATTTTCCATCTTCATCGCTTCGAGAATGCATAAAACGTCTCCCCGCTTCACCGATTGATTCTCTGCAACTACAAGCTTAAGAATCGTTCCCGGCATTGGGGCTTTGATGGAAGTTGCTCCTGCTGATGCAACCGGCGCAACGTGCGGTGTCTGTGCAGGTTTAGGGGCTTGTGCTCTTTCTTTTTGCTGAATAACTTGTGCAGCTGGTCTTTTCAACGGCTGTTCTATCGATTGTGTCGCTTGTCCCCCAACAAGTTCTTCAACTTCTACCTCGTATGCTACTCCATTCACTGTAATTCGATACTGTTTCATCGGACTCCTCCTATACGTTCCCTTGATTTTGCCACATGATTTGTGTCTCTCCCACACGTCGGATCTTGCGGATCCGAATTGGATAAGAGGCGGTCTGATTGGCAAGAATTGCTGCGGTAATCACAGCAATTAATGCGGGATCATCCTGGGGTTGATCTTCTTCTGCAAGCGGTATTTGAGCAGCTGTAGCCACCGGCACCGCTTCTGGTTTAGGATCCGAAAAAAGCTTTTCGAAATAACCTAATAGAAATGCAATCGTTGCCAAGACTACAAAAACGACCCCCATGCTTAATAGGGTAACAAACAAGGCTTGGCTCATGCTAATGTGTTCTCCAAACATGTTTTCCTCCTATAATGGGCAATTGCCGTGTTTTTTTGCCGGATGTTTTTCTTGTTTTGTCTGTAGCATATCCAATGCGCTAATTAAACGTTGCCTTGTATATTGTGGTTCAATGATATCGTCCACCATGCCACGTTGTGCCGCCACATAAGGGTTTGCTACCGTTTCCCGATATAAATCAACCTTTTCCTGGCGAACCATAGCCGGCTGATCTGCTGCTTCAATCTCTTTTCTGAAAATAATATTCGCCGCTCCTGCAGGTCCCATCACAGCAACCTCAGCATTGGGCCATGCCAATACCAAATCGGCGCCCAAGGACTTGCTGCTCATGGCTACATAAGAACCGCCATACGCTTTTCTCAAAATCACTGAAATTTTTGGCACAGTGGCCTCACTATAGGCATAAAGCAATTTTGCGCCATGGCGAATGATGCCTCCGTATTCCTGTTGAATCCCCGGTAAGAAACCAGGCACATCAATAAAGGTCACCAATGGAATCTGGAAAGCATCGCAAAAACGAATAAACCGTGCGGCCTTGTCCGAGGCGTCAATATCCAATGTGCCCGCCAAATGTTTTGGCTGATTGGCGACAACGCCTGCAACCATACCACCAATGCGAACAAATCCCGTTACGATATTTTTCGCAAAATAGGGCTGAACCTCCATAAAACTGTCATGATCAGCGATGGTTTCAATAACAATTTTCACATCATAAGGCTTATTGGGATTTTCAGGCATTTGTTCATTCAAACTTGGGTGAAATTTATTGATGCTGAAGCCCTCGGTACAAGGCGGCTTCTCCGTATAATTCGACGGCAAATAGGAAAGCAAGCGCTTGACTTGATCCAACGTTTCCTCGTCGCTGTTGGCCATAAAATGCGCTACACCACTCTTGGTGTTGTGACTCATGGCTCCGCCTAATTCCTCGGCACTTACAGTCTCTCCCGTTACGGTTTTAATCACCTGGGGACCAGTAATAAACATCTTTGAGGATCGATCCACCATAAAGATAAAATCCGTCAAGGCCGGTGAATAAACAGCCCCACCTGCGCAGGGGCCCATAATCACCGAAATCTGAGGGATCACACCACTGGCTATGGTGTTGTTGTAAAATATTTCTCCGTATCCGGAAAGAGCATCAACGCCCTCCTGAATACGAGCACCACCCGAATCATTCAAGCCAATTAAAGGCGCGCCCATCTTCATAGCAAGTTCTTGAATATTCACAATCCGCTTGGCATGCATTTCACCTAAGGAACCACCAAACACGGTAAAATCTTGAGCAAATACATAAACAAGACGGCCTGCGACTGTTCCGTATCCAGTAACAACGCCTTCACCTGGCGCTTCCTTGGACTCCATGCCAAAGTTTGTGCAGCGGTGCTTAACAAAGGCGTTCAATTCAATAAAACTGCCTGCATCCAACAAATAGGCAATCCTCTCCCGCGCGGTCAACTTCCCTTGCGCATGCTGCTTTTCGATTCGTTTTTCGCCGCCGCCAAGTTCCATTCGTTTTCGTTCTGATTGATACCGTTCCATCATGGATTTTGTCATCGTCTTCCCCTATTCTCGCTCCGTCAATTCAACCAAAACACCACCCGTGCTCTTGGGATGGCA
This genomic window contains:
- the prfB gene encoding peptide chain release factor 2; translated protein: MAKPEFWNDQETAQPLILEMKQCKVELSRVEKIADLLEEFEMMLELADLEAPDSDAQREMIQTAKEVEKALEKLSLDTLLHGEYDHNSAIISIHAGSGGTDAQDWAQMLLRMELRWCEKKGYSITELDLQRDTEAGVKSATYRIHGKNAYGYLKTEKGVHRLVRISPFDSSGKRHTSFSSVDVMPELADDEELAIDPKDLRVDTYRSGGAGGQHVNKTDSAIRITHIPTGVVVQCQNERSQIKNRATAMKMLMAKLIEIQQQEKKEKIEDIQGNYREIAWGNQIRSYVFHPYSMVKDHRTNEETGNVQAVMDGDLDRFIESYLKLHAKGK
- the secA gene encoding preprotein translocase subunit SecA, yielding MKKILESFFGSQSSREIKRITPFSDKVLALEETIQALSDEALRGKTDEFRTRLKAGETEDDLLPEAFAVCREAAWRVLGMKHYPVQLIGGVVLHQGDIAEMKTGEGKTLVATLAVYLNALSGKGVHVVTVNDYLAKRDMEWMGKVYEFLGLTTGCIVHGLNDVERKAAYAADVTYGTNNEFGFDYLRDNMAVFKERRVQRPLHYAIVDEVDSILIDEARTPLIISGQGDTGSTLYQVANLFVKTLKGRKEDPNKVRGMEERLDRKFVEEEADFVIDEKGKSVSLGEKGVDKAEKYFNVDNLADLEHMELQHRINQALRANYLMFRDQDYVVKDGEVIIVDDFTGRLMMGRRYSEGLHQAIEAKEGVEIQKESKTLATITFQNYFRMYEKLSGMTGTAMTEEDEFRHIYSINVIEIPTNRPVVRIDYPDIVYKNGQGKFNAVIEEIVEAHKSGQPVLVGTVTIETSELLSTMLKRRGVKHQVLNAKQHGKEAEIVAQAGRLGAVTIATNMAGRGTDIVLGGNPVFLAKSRLKKKYDDHMIEMADSYFETEDPEILTARETYVKALKTAKEELKDEQENVIAAGGLHIIGTERHESRRIDNQLRGRSGRQGDPGASRFYISLDDDLMRLFGGERVQSMVERLGLPDDEPIEAKILSRSIESAQEKIEMRNFGIRKNVLQYDDVMNTQRNMIYEQRRHVLEGESLKDQIEEMIDGVIEADVAHFTQARYPEDWKLGELAESMGQYFPLDNALKIERVEDLTKEKLTQILKEQAMIGYGIQEEAFGEQIREIERIVLLQTVDKRWMDHIDAMDQLRRGVGLRAMGQEDPVRAYQNEGYEMFNAMTHTIREETVKTMYRVRPQRKMERKQVAHITGTSGGEAPAKAKTVVRSKKKIGRNDPCPCGSGKKYKKCCGKDA
- the lysS gene encoding lysine--tRNA ligase, giving the protein MSQVENLNELLQVRREKLKKYQENGCNPFDHVKFEVTAKAAELKADFETIEGNEVTVAGRVMSKRGQGKVAFYDLQDSTDRVQLFLKKDLLGEDVYADVKTFDIGDHIGVTGEVFKTKMGEVSIRAKKVTLLSKSLQVLPEKFHGLKDPDLRYRQRYVDLIMNPEVKNVFYVRSQIQRHIRDFYDDRGYMEVETPVLSTLAGGASARPFITHHNSLDIPMYLRIALELPLKRLIVGGFDRVYEMSRVFRNEGMDSTHNPEFTLLESYEAYADYEDVMQLVEDLYGYLADKVLGKESVVYQGQEIFLKGPFKRARMVDLVKEHTGVDFDAVTDQVEAVRLAKQLHLDVEGHESIGVLIEEAFDAFVEDHLVQPTFVTHHPVEISPLAKKDPEDPRYTQRFELFISGAEYANAFSELNDPIDQKERFTAQVALKDAGDEEAQPYDADFINALEVGLPPTGGLGIGIDRLVMLYTNQASIRDVILFPTMKPIE
- the greA gene encoding transcription elongation factor GreA; amino-acid sequence: MPSKEVILTQEGFIKLEAEYKELKNVRRGEVSERIRIAKGFGDLSENAEYDAAKNEQAQVEERIYKLQEMLAHAKIIKDEEIDDQVVSVGSHVKIRDLEFDEVEEYIVVGSTEADPFQNRISNESPVGKALLGHSAGEFIDAEVPNGDIVKYEILEISR
- the thpR gene encoding RNA 2',3'-cyclic phosphodiesterase; this encodes MRIFFGIAFPETIKEQLKKEADICQAYCEKGRFMQEENFHLTLRFIGEVEPAMVETFQQILEETAAKVAPFQIHLTGLGRFSKRGGDILFRGLRRERGLGGLVRHLDRAFKSKGFPVEKMPFRPHVTLARRIYWTNGFETVQREVKLDDVEIDIEQIVIMESIRVNGELVYRPITHANLNKQTEE
- the dusB gene encoding tRNA dihydrouridine synthase DusB translates to MKIGKLRLGTPLFLAPMAGITDMPYRALCREFGADLVCTEMVSAKALYYGDTKSQRLMVIHPEEEPVSLQIFGEDPHILSEVTKRFINPREDIAVLDFNMGCPAPKIIKGGAGSALVKDLDRAQAAVEAIVKASNRPVSVKIRIGWEAGEKRGIEIAKRMEATGIDFLVVHGRTRAEFYQGKADWEEIAKIKAALSIPVIGNGDILNGEIAMKRLQESKVDGLMIGRGAHGNPWIFQKIKAELQGEIWTPPTPEERIAVVRRHLHGLHGHKGERTAVLEMRKHFGWYLKGCPFATEYRVRSYEAETLLEMEALFENYLEQVNKNNDLLDKN